The genomic interval TGTATTTTGCTTGAATCTTCCTTTTTCAATGGGGTCAATCTTACATCGAAAGGGGAAACAAAAACTTTACAGGAACTTCGGTAAAGATGATTACTTAAACGACGATAAATTTCTCCAACATATAATTGGTGCCTGGTCGCCGAAGCCGGAGACATTCTGAATATCTTTCCTTTGATCAGCTCAACCCTTTCATCAAACTGCCATTTAAGATAATCTGCATAAGTATAAGTTGCGGAAAGATCAAGGTCGTCGAAATTCGTGATAATCATAGAAAAGCCCGGTTTTGAGAAACAAATGTACTCATAACCGGGCTTTCAAAACTTATTTCTTTTCCTTCGCCATTTTCAGTGCCGTAGTTGTTGTATAATACTTGGCAATCATATTTGGCACTTCCCATTCCGGCAATTTTCCGGCTTTCAGATACTCCATATATTTATTGGCAACTTGTGCAAAATGGGATTCGTGACCGGTGTCATATTTGGCTGGAATGCTAATTTCCCAGCCGGCCGGATTCTTCTTCAGCTCAATACCCGGATATTTTCCCTGTACCGATCTGAAACTGGCTGCAACTGCATCTTCATAAGTTTTGCTTTTATTCGTTGTTTCTATATATAAAACCGGCTTGTATTTCTGCTCTTTTCCCTGACGAACGATCAGATTGGCTTTGGATCCTTTCATAATCGAATAATGGGTATCACCGGTTCCTTCAGGGGCCTGAAAATTCCAGATAACAGATACCTTGGCGTGAACTCCTTTTAATGTGTAATTGAGCTCGCCATTGGAATAAACATTCAAAGTGCTGTCCTTTACATCTTTTTTCAGGAATTCAGGATAGGTTTCACTTTTTGTGACAAGCTTAAATTGCGACGGCGTAATTTTCGTTGCTGAACGTTTGGTAGACAATAGTTTAATATCATTATTATAATCAAGGGAAACATTAGGAAAACAGCTCCATTGCACCAGGTCAACCAAATGTGTGGTTACATCTACCATTCCTTCTCCCTGCTGGTTAACATCGAAAAACCAGGTTGGCCGTACCAGGGGTTCTCCCGATACATATTTGAAAAAATGGTGTACACTTTCTTTTACCACTGCTGGATTGGTTGGCGTTCCCTTTTGCAATTCCCCAAAAATGTCCGGTAATAAAGCCAGTTCACGCTGTAATGCGTTGGTAATCTCATAACGCTCCGTCATGATATCGTACAAAAGCACTTTGTTTTTCTCTGCACTTGCAAAAGCTTCCTTTAATTTATCAAAACCTTCAATGTCAATCGCCATTGGTTTATCAGCGAATACATTCAATCCCGCGTCTACTGATTTTTTAATAAAATCCGTTTTCTTTTGGTTGTTTCCAGCTAGTACAACTACATTCCCTTTCTTCTCTGAAATCATTTTGTCAAAGAAATCAGGCCCCATATACACATCTTCTTTCCAGTGTGTCGGATCTTCTGTGCGGGTATCGTATTTTTCTATTTTATCAAGATATGCCTTCACATCCGGGCCTTGGGTTGCATAGACATGTACAACAGAATCAACGTCGGCGTACATAGATTTTTGTACCAGAGCAGCATGAAAATGACCAGGTTCCACCACCACAAGACTCAATGGTTTATCCGATTTTTTCTCTTCTTCATTCTTTTGATTACATCCCTGATTCAAAGCAAGTACGCCCGTAAGAGCCATCATAAACAATTTTCCCTTCATTTGATTTGCGTTAAAAGTCGGCAGCAATATTTACTTTAATTATTGATTCATTTTTAATTTATTTTTTAGCTTGTTGAGTTGAAAGCTAAAATTATAAATCCATTGCTTTATTGTGCGACGATATTTTGCCTAATTTCCCTGAACTGTCACCGTCAATAAATAAAACAGCTTCGGGGTGATTTCTTAAAATCGTAGAAGGGAACTCTTCACTGACCGCTTCTGCTACCGTATGATAAATAGCCTGGGCTTTTTTCTCGCCAGGTACCATACAATAAGCATATTTTGCCTTTACAAGTGCCGGAACTGTTAGTGTAATAGCATATTGAGGAACTTCATTCAGCAAATCAAAACATTTGTCGTTTACCTGCTGCTGGCGGCTTGCAAGATCAAGTTCTACCTTTTTTACCAAAAGCGGATCATTGAAATTCGCAATAAATGGATCATTGAAAGCAATATGGGTATTTTCCCCAATTCCCATACAAATAATATCAGAAGGGTATTCTGTCAGTAATTGTGCATAACGGCTGCACTCGGCTTCAATTTCGGTAGCGTTCCCGTTGATATAGAAAATATTATTGAGCTGAATTTTGTCAAACAATTTTACTTTTAAAAAGTTGCCAAAATTTTGTGATGCGTCATCAGGAAGACCTACATATTCGTCCATGTGGAAAGCATTTACCTGCTTCCAGTAAATATTTTTTTCCAAACCCAATGCAGCCAGAAATTCATTCTGGGAAGGAGCAGAGGCAAATATGATA from Dyadobacter sp. NIV53 carries:
- a CDS encoding putative oxidoreductase C-terminal domain-containing protein, translating into MKGKLFMMALTGVLALNQGCNQKNEEEKKSDKPLSLVVVEPGHFHAALVQKSMYADVDSVVHVYATQGPDVKAYLDKIEKYDTRTEDPTHWKEDVYMGPDFFDKMISEKKGNVVVLAGNNQKKTDFIKKSVDAGLNVFADKPMAIDIEGFDKLKEAFASAEKNKVLLYDIMTERYEITNALQRELALLPDIFGELQKGTPTNPAVVKESVHHFFKYVSGEPLVRPTWFFDVNQQGEGMVDVTTHLVDLVQWSCFPNVSLDYNNDIKLLSTKRSATKITPSQFKLVTKSETYPEFLKKDVKDSTLNVYSNGELNYTLKGVHAKVSVIWNFQAPEGTGDTHYSIMKGSKANLIVRQGKEQKYKPVLYIETTNKSKTYEDAVAASFRSVQGKYPGIELKKNPAGWEISIPAKYDTGHESHFAQVANKYMEYLKAGKLPEWEVPNMIAKYYTTTTALKMAKEKK
- a CDS encoding glucosamine-6-phosphate deaminase, whose amino-acid sequence is MKIDNLKIKIFETRQEMGKAAARMVAEKIRELQEIQKNINIIFASAPSQNEFLAALGLEKNIYWKQVNAFHMDEYVGLPDDASQNFGNFLKVKLFDKIQLNNIFYINGNATEIEAECSRYAQLLTEYPSDIICMGIGENTHIAFNDPFIANFNDPLLVKKVELDLASRQQQVNDKCFDLLNEVPQYAITLTVPALVKAKYAYCMVPGEKKAQAIYHTVAEAVSEEFPSTILRNHPEAVLFIDGDSSGKLGKISSHNKAMDL